The following are encoded together in the Anopheles nili chromosome 3, idAnoNiliSN_F5_01, whole genome shotgun sequence genome:
- the LOC128725691 gene encoding ELAV-like protein 4 isoform X1, translating into MMTNGIADAQQNGGGQEDSKTNLIVNYLPQQMTQEEIRSLFSSIGEVESCKLIRDKVTGQSLGYGFVNYQRAEDASKAINTLNGLRLQNKQIKVSFARPSSEAIKGANLYVSGLPKNMLQADLEALFSPFGRIITSRILCDNITARQYSSPTGENGNGLSKGVGFIRFDQRMEAEKAIKELNGTVPKGSTEPITVKFANNPSSTKTVPPLAAYLGPQAARRFPGPIHHPTGRFSSAIPNYRYSPLAGDLLANSMIPTNAIANGSGWCIFVYNLAPETEENVLWQLFGPFGAVQSVKVIKDLQTNKCKGFGFVTMTNYDEAVVAIQSLNGYTLGNRVLQVSFKTNKSKNA; encoded by the exons ATGATGACGAACGGAATCGCTGATGCGCAACAAAATGGCGGTGGCCAGGAGGACTCAAAGACCAATCTTATCGTCAATTATTTACCGCAGCAGATGACCCAGGAGGAGATTCGGTCGCTATTCTCCAGCATCGGCGAGGTGGAAAGTTGCAAGTTGATCCGGGACAAAGTGACCG GACAAAGCCTCGGGTACGGGTTCGTGAACTATCAGCGGGCTGAGGACGCGAGCAAAGCGATCAACACACTGAACGGCCTGCGATTGCAGAACAAGCAAATTAAG GTGTCCTTTGCTCGTCCCAGTTCCGAGGCAATCAAGGGTGCGAATTTGTATGTGTCCGGTTTGCCGAAAAACATGCTGCAAGCGGATCTCGAGGCTTTGTTTAGCCCGTTCGGGCGCATCATCACGTCCCGCATTCTGTGTGACAATATTACCG CACGACAGTACAGCTCCCCTACTGGGGAAAATGGCAACG GTCTCTCGAAGGGCGTAGGCTTTATTCGCTTCGATCAGCGCATGGAGGCGGAGAAAGCGATCAAGGAGCTGAACGGTACGGTACCGAAGGGTTCAACCGAACCCATCACCGTCAAGTTTGCGAACAACCCGAGCAGCACGAAAACCGTACCACCGCTGGCAGCCTATCTGGGACCGCAGGCCGCCCGTCGTTTCCCGGGACCGATCCATCATCCGACCGGACGATTTAG TAGTGCCATTCCAAACTATCGATACTCGCCGCTGGCCGGAGATTTGCTGGCGAACTCGATGATTCCTACCAACGCCATCGCGAACGGGTCCGGTTGGTGCATTTTCGTCTATAACCTCGCACCGGAAACGGAGGAGAACGTCCTGTGGCAGCTGTTCGGTCCATTCGGAGCCGTCCAATCGGTGAAG GTCATTAAGGATCTGCAAACGAACAAGTGCAAGGGCTTCGGATTTGTGACGATGACCAACTACGATGAGGCGGTCGTCGCGATTCAATCGCTGAACGGCTACACGCTCGGTAACCGCGTGCTGCAGGTCAGCTTCAAGACGAACAAATCAAAGAATGCGTAA
- the LOC128725691 gene encoding ELAV-like protein 3 isoform X2 produces MMTNGIADAQQNGGGQEDSKTNLIVNYLPQQMTQEEIRSLFSSIGEVESCKLIRDKVTGSSLALLLLLTGQSLGYGFVNYQRAEDASKAINTLNGLRLQNKQIKVSFARPSSEAIKGANLYVSGLPKNMLQADLEALFSPFGRIITSRILCDNITGLSKGVGFIRFDQRMEAEKAIKELNGTVPKGSTEPITVKFANNPSSTKTVPPLAAYLGPQAARRFPGPIHHPTGRFSSAIPNYRYSPLAGDLLANSMIPTNAIANGSGWCIFVYNLAPETEENVLWQLFGPFGAVQSVKVIKDLQTNKCKGFGFVTMTNYDEAVVAIQSLNGYTLGNRVLQVSFKTNKSKNA; encoded by the exons ATGATGACGAACGGAATCGCTGATGCGCAACAAAATGGCGGTGGCCAGGAGGACTCAAAGACCAATCTTATCGTCAATTATTTACCGCAGCAGATGACCCAGGAGGAGATTCGGTCGCTATTCTCCAGCATCGGCGAGGTGGAAAGTTGCAAGTTGATCCGGGACAAAGTGACCGGTAG TTCTCTCGCACTCTTACTTTTGCTCACAGGACAAAGCCTCGGGTACGGGTTCGTGAACTATCAGCGGGCTGAGGACGCGAGCAAAGCGATCAACACACTGAACGGCCTGCGATTGCAGAACAAGCAAATTAAG GTGTCCTTTGCTCGTCCCAGTTCCGAGGCAATCAAGGGTGCGAATTTGTATGTGTCCGGTTTGCCGAAAAACATGCTGCAAGCGGATCTCGAGGCTTTGTTTAGCCCGTTCGGGCGCATCATCACGTCCCGCATTCTGTGTGACAATATTACCG GTCTCTCGAAGGGCGTAGGCTTTATTCGCTTCGATCAGCGCATGGAGGCGGAGAAAGCGATCAAGGAGCTGAACGGTACGGTACCGAAGGGTTCAACCGAACCCATCACCGTCAAGTTTGCGAACAACCCGAGCAGCACGAAAACCGTACCACCGCTGGCAGCCTATCTGGGACCGCAGGCCGCCCGTCGTTTCCCGGGACCGATCCATCATCCGACCGGACGATTTAG TAGTGCCATTCCAAACTATCGATACTCGCCGCTGGCCGGAGATTTGCTGGCGAACTCGATGATTCCTACCAACGCCATCGCGAACGGGTCCGGTTGGTGCATTTTCGTCTATAACCTCGCACCGGAAACGGAGGAGAACGTCCTGTGGCAGCTGTTCGGTCCATTCGGAGCCGTCCAATCGGTGAAG GTCATTAAGGATCTGCAAACGAACAAGTGCAAGGGCTTCGGATTTGTGACGATGACCAACTACGATGAGGCGGTCGTCGCGATTCAATCGCTGAACGGCTACACGCTCGGTAACCGCGTGCTGCAGGTCAGCTTCAAGACGAACAAATCAAAGAATGCGTAA